Proteins from one Arsenophonus apicola genomic window:
- a CDS encoding carbon-nitrogen hydrolase family protein — translation MDKSITVACVQAAPVFMDLAGTIDKTIDLIKEAASKGAELIAFPENWLPGYPWFLWLDSPAALTPLVYQYYQNSLVLDSDQAKRIASVARENNIWLLLGLSEKDHGTLYMAQWLISNTGETIGVRRKLKPTHVERTLFGESDGSSLKTFTTPLGIIGALCCWEHIQPLTRYVMYAQHEQIHIGSWPSFSIYRDATAALSPEVNIALSRAYAVEGQCFVIAPCATVSEQMIEQLCTDETKRNLLKAGGGYARIFGPDGSELTAPLAENEEGLLLATLEPAAITYAKAIADPVGHYSRPDVTCLLFNPAANRPLTTKMASYTVLNDTKQIALPGSEEIQAN, via the coding sequence ATGGATAAATCAATCACCGTTGCCTGTGTACAGGCAGCTCCGGTATTTATGGATTTGGCAGGAACTATCGATAAAACTATCGATTTAATAAAAGAAGCGGCAAGTAAGGGGGCGGAATTAATTGCTTTTCCGGAAAATTGGCTACCTGGCTATCCCTGGTTTCTTTGGTTGGACTCACCCGCAGCATTAACCCCACTGGTTTATCAATATTATCAAAATTCTTTAGTATTAGACAGTGATCAGGCAAAGCGTATCGCTTCGGTGGCTAGAGAGAATAATATTTGGCTGCTATTGGGTCTGAGTGAAAAAGATCATGGTACCCTTTATATGGCTCAATGGCTTATCAGTAATACGGGTGAAACGATCGGTGTGCGGCGAAAACTTAAACCGACCCATGTTGAGCGCACTCTATTTGGTGAAAGTGATGGTTCATCGCTAAAAACATTTACTACTCCGTTAGGCATAATAGGTGCGTTGTGTTGTTGGGAACACATTCAACCGTTAACGCGTTATGTTATGTATGCTCAGCATGAGCAAATTCATATTGGGTCTTGGCCTAGTTTTAGTATTTATCGCGATGCAACAGCTGCTTTGAGCCCTGAAGTTAATATCGCGCTTTCACGCGCCTATGCAGTAGAAGGGCAGTGTTTTGTTATTGCGCCATGTGCCACTGTGTCAGAGCAGATGATTGAACAGTTATGTACAGATGAGACTAAGCGGAACTTGTTAAAAGCAGGTGGTGGTTATGCGCGTATATTTGGCCCAGATGGCAGTGAGCTAACAGCACCGTTGGCAGAAAATGAGGAAGGATTACTGTTGGCTACGCTTGAACCTGCCGCAATTACCTACGCCAAAGCAATTGCTGATCCGGTCGGCCATTATTCACGTCCAGACGTGACTTGTTTACTGTTTAACCCTGCGGCTAATCGTCCGTTAACAACTAAAATGGCTTCTTATACTGTCCTAAATGATACAAAACAGATTGCATTACCAGGGAGTGAGGAAATTCAGGCTAATTAG